The segment agtgaaaGGGAAATTGTAGCATGACGGACTTATCTAaaggacacatttacatttagttatttagcagacgctcttatccagagcgacttacagtaagtacagggacattcccccgaggcaagtagggtgaagtgcccaaggacacaacatagctggttggcatagccgggaatcgaactagcaaccttctgattactagcccgattccctaaccactcagccatctgactcccttgacTCCCTGACACCTTATAGCTGATATCCCAAGCAGCCACAggattcacgcacacacacacgtatccctCACATACCACCAGGCATTGTCCCTGAGGTTTACACCCAGCGTTCCTGTTCTaatatagccccccccccccccccccccatgtgtttactgtgagaACTTGTAAGCATCTAGAAACCAGTTCAACAATGATCATTAAAGCATCGCTAGCCTGGATCCGCTGCTCAGTCATGTCACCACGTCACACACTTGAGGTGGACTTGATTTGGATTATTCAGTAACACTGACACTACTACTGCCCATCAGCACAAATACAAAACAGAGGCAAATAAAACACACTTCTGTACACCCAGCTCTGCTTTGACCTTTCTGCAGggttcaccctgtgtgtgtgtgtgtgtgcgtgtgtgcgtgtgtgtgtgcgtgcatgagctaaaaaggaggaaggaggctAATGTGGTAGTCATAGTCTATTCGATCACAGTGCAAAGCGGAAACCAtgctgtctacacacacacacacacaccatgctgtctacacacaaacacacacacacatccacacacacacactgaaaatagCCTTGCCATGCTGTTGTTCTGTTATTTTAATTCTACCACATAAACAGTTCTGTAAATCACTGCAGCAGATATAGagcagggtgggggcagggcagggtagggtagggtagggggcATGGAAGGGTTAGGAAGGGCTACAacaagggaagaggagaggagagaggaaggaaggggaggggaggggaggggaggggaggggaggggaggggaggggaggggaggggaggggaggggaggggaggggaggggaggggaggggaggggaggggaggagaggagaggagaggagaggagaggagaggagaggagaggagaggagaggagaggagaggagaggagaggagaggagaggagaggagaggagaggagaggagaggagaggagaggagaggaggggaggggaggggaggggaggggaggggaggggagaagagaggagagccagTGTGTGACAGTCAGTGTGTCTTTGATTTACAGTCTCTCCCACAGCATCGTAAACCCTGCTAAGCCCTGCAGtacagtggcacacacacacacgaacacacacacacccacacgcacatctATGTGTATTTACATATGATCCCGCCTTAAATGCATTCACTGCATAAACACATACTTGTGCAGTGAGACTGCACACAAAAAATCACATaacgaaacacacacaaacacacactcatgagtCAGCACGGGTGTATGGATGGTCCGTCAGTGAGGTCAGACAGGCTTTAGGTGGATCCTCTGCGGGCATAACAGCTTATTTTAGAGCAGCTTTTCAGACAGaagttattcacacacacacacacacactataaaccCACCGATGACTTCAGGCCACTCTTTCCTTCCTTGCTGTGTCCCCTACAGATGATGTCATCAGAGTTCCTGTGTTGTGGTTGGCTGCAGCAGCTGCTGGTGGTCCTGTTGAAGCTGACTCTCTCCTACGCTGGCCCCATCCGACCAATAAGCAGCTCCGAATGCTCTGCGCAAGGGCCCGCCTCCTACATCCTGGTGTTCTCTGGTCACTGGAGCACCCAGACCTTCCCCAAACAGTACCCCCTCTTTAGACCACCCGCACAGTGGTCCAAATTGATAGGTGAGGCCCTGAacgagcgagggagggatggagggagagatggaaggatggtAGGCTAGATGGACGATCACAGCCTATtgaccatacacacatacacccacacccacatggTAACAGCGGCATAGACAGCAACACACAGGGTACAGGGCCACATTAACgaggaaagcagggagagagagtcgggTGAGGGGGGGCTAAATGTTACCAGATGATGCAGGGCGGTACCCCAcaggtccctcccccctcccttcgatttagctctctctctttctcctgccccCGGGCCTATTTGAGGATAATGATGAAGATTTTCAGGGTGTGGTGGGGTCAGTTAGGCCCCTTACCTCAGAGTGGTGGGGATTATGGGGGACCAGCCTAGTTTGTCACAAGTGAAGAGGAGGTTTCAGATATCAGCTTTTTGAATTTTCTGGACTCACAAAGTAAACATCAGTTACCAGGCCCAGGCCTGTCACCAGACCCAGTCACTTCCAGAGCACCGTCAGGAAACACAATCAGGGAAGCCATGGTGGTTTAGGAGAAACTGGATAGTGTGTGAAGTGTGGTAGAGTGAGctgagcgtttgtgtgtgtgtgtgtttgcagctcTTGGTACAAGGTGAGGTAGGGCAGAGCCTGTCATTGGCTAACccgcttttacatttacatttattcatttagcagacgcttttatccaaagcgacttccaagagagagctttacaaagtgcataggtcactgatcataacaacgagatagccacaaaacattgcgagtagacaaaacatgaagcacacattgtgaacaaccaaagtaagtgccaaagggaagaaccataagagcatgtagttaaacaagttacaattaaacaacatgaactgctataagtgcaagtgtacctgtggaaaaaaaaaaccctgtaaGTGCTGGTCTCAGTTCAGTTGCTGTGATGTTATTAAGAggaaagatgaggagagggcTACAGCACAGCTGACTACAGATCAGGACATGAATCacataagttttttttttcactcaCAGCTGACACTGTTGAGACTGTTCTTTAGGCCTCACGGTGCCTCACGAACCAAGGGCACCCTGCCTGTTAAAAACACAGCTTCCTCCTTCGTCTCTTTCTAGCGGTCACCCACAACAGGCAGTTCCGCCTGTGGCAGGAGGGGGCGCTGGCGAGCCCGGGAGTGCAGAGCTTCGCTGAGGTGGGGTTGACGGTGGAGGTGGTGAAGGGAGCGCGCGACGCCAGGAAGAGAAGGGCGGTGGGCGCCATGTACCGGACAGCGGGCATCTCTAATGGCATCGGGCACAGCTCTACTGAACTGCTGCTGCAGCCACGCAGCCCGCTGGTAGgaatgactcacacacacacacacacacacacacacacacacacccttgtgaGCTCAGTCCTGACCTGCACTACTCCAGACTCCCTCGTTGACGTCTCCATCCTTCACGACCAGAACCTCCTTTCCAGCAGCCAGTCTGGCTAAGTTtagcccccatccccacccccgcCCTCCAGCCACAAACCACCACATCCGTCCTGCGGTCTGGACTGTgtctgctgcctccccctctgaactctggggatgggggctggggatggaagtggggctggggctggaagtGGGGGTGGGCTTGAGATGAGATTtggtgctgaggctggggcagaggcttgAGCAGGACGTGTGGCTGAAAGGTGAGGCTGGGTCTGAGagttgaggctgaggctgagagTTGAGGCTAGGGCTGAgagttgaggctggggctggggggcagtcTGCTTCTgctcctgtgtgtttgtttttcttttcagaCAGTCGACGAGTgaaggagtgaggggaggagggaggagggagtaaTGGGGGGGTAGTTCCTGGATGTTTGGAAATAGAGGTGTGTCAGAATATTGCTGCTGGTGACCTACATTACTTTATTGGTAATTCCACTGGCTGCACCTCCAACCCCCTTgcctctccaccagagatgcAGTCAGTGGGGGTCAAGGCAGGGGGGgatcgagggagggggggtcgagggagggggggtcaagGGGGGTGGGGTCTGTCTGGCAGTGCTAAGCTCAGTGTGATGTCGGAGGTGATGCATGTTGGAGGTGAGGCGTGTCGGAGGTGAGGCGTGTCGGAGGCGTGTCGGAGGTGAGGCGTGTCGGAGGTGAGGCGTGTCGGAGGTGTGGTGTGTCGGAGTGTGTTTATAGGTCCTCCTCTGCTGGAAGAAGGAGAGCTTGTGTGGAGCGTGCCAATGACAGAATGAATATGAAACacattcagtacacacacacacacagaaccccccccccccccctccatcccgaCCCCacaatccccacacacacatttctttcttttccacATACTTccaaagacaaacacatacGCAATGCCCCAAAAACCGCCAAACACATTTTTCCGATCTTCATATTCGTGAaagcccttctctctttctgctcagCGTGTAACGTGAACCAGacagacaacaacaaacacTGGAGCTTCTGGCCCTCCCACCAGCACAGGAAGCGGGTCGGGATCACACCGTTCTGCTGCTGAAACTCTGTCCCTGACAGCATTGGACTGGATGgggtgtttgtggttgtgtgtgtgtgtgggggggggtcttaaAGGAAAGGAGAATGGAAAGATTAAGAAATGAGAGgtggggaaaagagaggagaggtggggagaggagaagagaatagAGATGCTCCATCTTCACTGATTAAAATGATTAAAACAGAAGGGATTCCTGGAAAGCAAAATcctgagagaaggaagagtaggaggaggagagaaagggatgagagaaggctgagtacgaggagaagagagagggatgacagaaggaagagcaggagggaggttcTGGGAACATCAAAGGTGGAGACTCaaatggaaggaggagaggagataaacCTCAGGGCTGGGATGTGAtgcccagcctctgccccagcctctgccccagcctctgccccagcctctgccccagcctctgctcaACCAAGTCCAGAGACCAGTAGTAGAGCAGCATTACTGTTATTTTCTTGGCATCCACCACCCCGGTGTACTGTGACCCCTGGGTGCTTCCTGTATGAGGTCATCAGCTCTCAAGAAACATCCATCACATCGGtgcacagcccccacacaggaaacacacacacaaacacacacacaaatacacactcacgcaGACACACTTCATTGCATTTTGAGTGCCGACTATTACACAACCAAGGCTTCTAAAgccacagagtgtgtgtgtgtgtgtgagagaaagtctTTGGTCTGTATTCTCAGCAGACGGTGCTCTTCTGAAACTGCATGACGTGGTCTCTCTCATGGTCTCTTTCATTCACATTCtatctcacatctctctctttccctccatccctcccttccttgttCAGCTCTCTCTGATGGTGAAGGTGATCCCCAGCCCTGATTGGTTCGTAGGAGTGGACAGCTTCAACCTGTGTGAAGACGGCcagtggaaacaggaagtgaccctTGACCTCCATCCCTTTGACGCCGGAACGGACAGCGGCTTCACTTTCTCGTCCCCCAATTTTCCCACCAGCCCCCCTGAGAACATCAcccaggtgaccccccccttccatgccccccctcccccccaagcctctgcccccccacaccctccgtgCCACAATGCTTTTGTTCCGAACACTACTGTGATGGAGGGAAAAAAGTTCACTGGAAAAAGGCTGTAGTTAATGGACGTTTGATTTATATCACAATTAGCACATCTGGGAGCGTTTCATTGTTTTGGTTGTACTGGGCATACTTCGTCAAGCGCACCCCAGGTATGTGACCCGGCGGCTCAGGTTTCTGCGGTGTGTGAAGGCTGTTCTCCGAACAGGGGTGGAGCGCAGGGGGCCTGGCAGGCTAGCATTCCCGGCGCTCATCGGGGTCAGCCTTGCGCTGCTAGCTGGGCATGCCTGGCCTCTATCAGGCAGGGTAAAGGACTGCTCCACATGTTCTCTCGCCCAATCAGACGTTGACAGAGTCTGAAACGTTCCcttcctgccacacacacattgctcacGATTATCAGCCACAAGCGTTTCTGCTTTGACAACAGTAATGTGCGATATAATACAATGCGCAACATTGCAATACCATTCAACTTGCTAGGTTTATTgatctttgtttttgtttctcctcTAGATTACCTCCCAGATGCCCAACCACCCCGCCAACTCATTCTACTACCCCAGACTGACCGAGCTCCCGCCCATAGCTTCCGTACGAATCACCCGACAGGTCCGCTCGTCTGGGCGTCAAACTCCCTTGTCCAATCACATTTTACCAAACTCCATCAGCCCTCAGCGCTTTTCAGgtaatcacgcacacacacacacagtactcccattctctctctctctctctctctctctctctctctctgtctctctctctctccctgtctctctccccctatctctctccttcctctctctctgaccctcccctctccccacccctcctcctctccagagacCCCCCTGGACTGTGAGGTGTCTCTGTGGTCGTCCTGGGGCCTGTGTCTGGGCCCCTGCTCCAGAGGAGGGCTCCGCCACCGCACGCGCTACATCCTGTTGCGGCCCGCTAACGCAGGCACCCCCTGCCCGGAgctggaggaacaggaggagtgcACGCTGCACACCTGTGCCAAGAAGCAGTGACCCCCTTCAggcgttcctctcctccctcccctgtctccctctcctccctcttcatcctttccattcctcccctgctcctccgccTGCCCCCCCTCTTCCAGAACTCCAACTGCCACCCTGACACTGGGACGTGTGCTCTTGCTGGACTCAGAAGACCCCTAGCCCTGGACTGTGCACTGTGGACatgggccgtgtgtgtgtgtgtgtgactgcatgcctttacgtgtgtgtatgttgagtGCCAGGGGTCGGCTCTTGTCAAGGTCACCTACTTATGGACCTATGTACACTGAACATGGACACAGAGACAAGcatgtagtcacacacacacacccacacacaccacacacacacgtacacatacacaccgccCTTACACAGACATGCTTTGCAGGCACTGAGGCATTCATTGACAGGGTAACCTACATGATGCTCTGTGAATGCTCGTCTTTCAAAATAACTTCATAGCCAGCTGTATAAATAGGCCTATCCTTTCACAAGACACACCACCAGAGGCTGTCTGCTAGGAGACTCCAGCCAAACTAAAACGAGACGCAGAGTTTTATAGAAAAAGTGATACATATGGGGGAGGGTATGTTTATCTCTTTTGATTTGTAGGACATGTCATTGAAAGGTTTTGTATATAATGATGTATGTTGTATCTTATCTTGTGTTAACTCATATGAAATAAAATATGGAGATGTTTTTCTTTAAATAGAAACATCTGTTGTGTTGTTTTGCTGCGTTTGGTGCCAGAGTACTGTGAAGTTGATGATACGCTAAAGGTAGGCTACTGTCTAAATGAGTAAGAAGTGCAGACTTGGGTTAAGTCTGTTAGGCCACACGCCATCCTCGATGACATCAACTTATCTTCTGTCTCATGTGCCAGAGtttaatttaaacatttaaGATACGTCTTTATCTGTCCAGCCCAAACAGAAGCCGTGGTATAAATGTCACTGTGTGAAAATGACACTCGATTTCACACTGACTGAAATACAATCAAGGTGGCCTGTGTATGATAATAAATAATGTGATGCTCTGCATTTCGCAGAGGGTTGGATGATTACTTGGTGTCTTAGCATAGTCCTTCCTGCAGAACGTCAGGAAACTACAGAACCCATGTAACCGTAAGTATTCAATTAGCTTGCAGACACATTACTAATGCGACGTAtaagtttattttaatctcttGATTTGTCAAACGCTCTATCAGCTGTACCCATTAGTAAACTCAACCCACCAATAAAAAAAGGTGTCAAACATGATTCGAAGCAGAAAGTTTAAGTTTCTCATCGTGTTGGAACAAAAAAGGTAGTCTATTTTCTCAACTGAATACATTCCCAAGAAATCAGATGGGCATAAAACGGgcagtggcggccgggactttgcagaggcccccccgcaaagtcggagctcgaggcccctcccctaaatccactcaaaatgtatctccatactatcttatacattgctgtctacctttaaatatagcctctatatgtgagagaaaaataaaaaagtttaaaaataacaaaagcacaacagaagcctatttgtgtggcgtcctgcgtcggatgtcgcggcagctcattgttggctaagccataaaagatcgaaaatctttttctgtcaaaattgagatttttgatgttttctatagttaactccctaaacttcattgtaatgtacaaaaagtatatatttacttattaaaaacagttaatttcaacggtttttggacatcagctagcaagatttccaagccatttcaaatcacatgcttagtttgcctgctcttttgagtgctgcagcatctccaaacaactaaaaataactttctaagaagttattaatgtagcttatacttaaactgatatttacattcacaacgtgattacgaacaaaatgattttctttccatattcgccacagaattagaatgaaacgtagtggaatctttgaatgcaaTTTTCTAGCTTataactttttgacacaggtcaactttaaaatgatgtaacttcagttgtgataaagatatctgagtgatatgaacagatttgtattcaggagagtttgtagtttccaaatatgtataataaccaaaagacccaaatgttcacgatgtgaagggtttctgcaggccgccacacatttgtcgttgttcaaaaccaaagacagcactagccttctgatagttcagcaccaaggatagcatcgccgaaataacacacaatcaacggaggaaaggaaaacatttattcttgccaataagtaggctaagcaagtatatttattgttggttgctggtgaagacgtgctgctgctagctacctgcggctgcggtagtgtttcgtctgtggagatgtctttaatattcctctctggctggtctaaataagtgtgtaatcttcgtTTTGTTCGaccttgttcagacaacagtttattgctgcgcttttgggcaccgcttgcatattttcttttactcatgtctctaccgtcatctagcagaacgtaatgattagcattttttaaatgtgcgcgttcaataggcgtaatggcgcaaaaggcacgtaagatgcgcaaaagccattgttgccagattcagtgattttgagactatttagcccatggaagtggatgaagatctgttacgttgcctacattacggaattcctttacctggcagttgaaacttggggctcccaatgagcgccctcaaagtgttttccttgtttttatatatatatattttatattggccattagtctgttttttgatatgcagggcggggcccttagggcgtgggggcccccccgcctcgcgggggctgcgggggctacCCAGCCGCCACTGAAAACGGGTTCTAAATTGAAATATTTTCAGTTTCTTTATGGCTGAAGTTAGTCAGCTGGCGCACCCTCCTGTTCCATAATGAGACCTACAGCTCAAGACTTCTTGAAAATGTGATTTTACTGCTATATCGTAAACGCCGGTAGAGGTCGCTTTTTCGTTTCCTAGGCTTCTCTCCGCAGTGTTGCTACGAGGAGTGCGTTTGATTGTTACACAGCTCAATGGCGGATAAAGCGGGACAGTTGTAAGAAGGACAATAACACTTCGGCTTCGCTGTGTTTCTGGCGTGACTACGTCCGCCGCTAAGCGCCCTACTACACTAGGGGCTCCGGTGCACGGAGCAAAGTTGCGGTACCAGAGGTTCTGCTTACAATTTGGGCTCGATAAACTGACCAGCTGTCTTGCAGCTACTAGCATCAGAGTTCCCGAGCAAGGAAGTTGCTCTTTCATGTTGGCTAGCGAACGTTAGCGAGCTAGCTGGTGAAATAATGGGAGACTCGCTCGAGTTGATTGGGAAGCGTCTTATTTTACTCCTTAACGATGGAAGGTCCAGCGCTGGAGCCGAACCGGAGAAAGCCATTTGGGCTCGGGACTGGCTCCAGGGTACAGTACGGGCGGTCAGCGTCATAGGTTTGGCCAGTCCGGGAATCGAGGTGAGCGGAGGAGAGGCGACAACAAACACAGCTTCATCGGGGCTAACGGTCAGTGTTTACGTTAGATAACGAGTCATATTAAAGGAAGCACAACTTCTCAGCAAACTGATAACCTTCTGCTATATTGCTATCGCTCGCTGTGTGACTAACAACTAAATAATGTTCATGAATCGGTGGTGTACACGAGCTAGTAAGCTAATGTTAGCACCTTTGGCAGACAGTCAGCTCGCTCACCAATTCAGTCCGAGGACTAAGCTGGGGCCCGGTGTTTTCTTTCCAGTGTCTAGCCTGCACCTCAACCAGTCagacaaaacaaagtgaaatcATTTCACTCAATATGTAGCTACCTAGATCATGGTCAGCGATTATGAATAAGGACGTTCGTTTTTCCACACCTGACTActaattcaaaaaaaaaaactacgaTGAACCAATTTAGTGGTTTTATCTGAGGGTTAAACTGGGAATTAGTACTAACTACCAGATCAAGATTTTCTTGCGCATGGATGCATTTTTTTGTGGCCATGGGGCCTTCAGCAGGATTCCTCCTCTGATGACTGTACTGTTAGGACCATCTGCTCACACTGATTAATGTGTTCATGTTTACTCCTAAAGACAAAGCAGAACGCCGGTCGGCCTTGCTGACTGCGGTTCGGTTTGCAGGCGTTTTATAGCGCCCCTGTGCCCCTGAAATGCTCAGAATTTACCAGCTGATCTGGCTTCTGACTTTCTCAGACTTTGCCATCCAACCACAAGATTGGATTTAAATCAAATGTTCCTTGACCTAAATAGTGTAGACTATGTAACTACCACACAGAAACAAGCCTTCAGACACTAACATATCTGAAGATGGCTGAGCTGTCTTGTGCCTGCAGAATGACTTGACACCTCCAGTGTCACCCACTTgtcctcggtgtgtgtgtgagtgtgggagtGACCGTGCCTGCAACCTGACATGGAGGTGACACAGGAGAAGGGGACAGTTTAACAGTTGGTGGAGCACGGACCAATGATTGACAaatgggggggaagagagagagggagggagtagagagaccAGTCTGTCAGTCCTTTCAGCTCACTCTGAGTCACGTTGAAAGCATGACTGTGTGtcctgtttacatttacatttagtcatttagcagacgctcttatccagagcgacttacagtaagtacagtacattccccccgagacaagtagggtgaagtgccttgcccaaggacacaacgtcatttagcacagccgggaatcgaaccggtaaccttcagattactagcctgactccctaaccgctcagccacctgactcccctgtatgtgtgtgcctgcagcGACGTGGTGCGTTTGAACTGTGGAAGTGTTACTGGCGTCATGTCTTATTCCTAACaggtgtccccctcctcccctcaggtGTTTATGGAGTTTGAAGACAGCGTGGGGGGGAAGCGGACCTGGGTGCAGGTGTACGGGGAGGCTGTCAGCGCTGTGTTGGTTGAGGACTCTATTGTCTGGGCCACACGGAGCGCGACTaacccctccctgcctgctggcgccccacccaccccctggcCTGCCCTGGTGAGTGGCGCTCTCTGGGCTGGGATGTTCCACAGCTGCCTCCTAAAAGTTCCCTTGTTCTAGTGTTTTCTAACAAGGTTTGTTGTGATGCGCTACTGCCACAGCAAGGTCCTGTTCTGCGTGGTTCTGACGTGGCGTTCTCCGTCCGCAGGCCTTCCGATCCTTGGTGGACCGCGTAGGGCTCGGCCCCCTGGTTCCTGTGGAGTTCCTGGGAAGCAGAACCCTGGAGTTCCTCGCTGATGGAAGTTCTCTCCAGAGGTTTGAGGTGAGGCGTCCGTCTGGGAGTAGGAGGGTTCTTGCCTCCAAGCTGAGCATGTGTGGTTCCTTATcttcgttgtgtgtgtgtgtgtgtgttgcaggtggaGAAGGATGTGGGACaccccctgctcctggagaagcccctcctccaggctgctgtCTCCCTCTGGCTCAGTGACTACGAGCTGCAGGAGATCCTCCGCAAGGGTGagcctctctccagtctcccccctcctccctccctcccccctcctccctcctcctagtTGTGTAGTTGGGGTGTGACCCCCTGCTCCAGGTTTCTTCCAGTGTTCTTATCTCTGAGTTTTCATGGAAGTTTGTGGttcaggttggtttaggtgcaggtCTATGGGCCTGGCTTGGAAAAAGGGCTGGATGAACAAAGCTTGATTTTCCTGTGCTCGTCTCCCCCAGGCTCCTTCACCATCCAGGGCCGCAGGGTACAGGTGTACCAGCCTGAGCCTGAGGAGCCCTGGGCCCTGGGCCTGGTCTCCCAGCACGACCCTGTCTCTCACATCATGGAGATCACCATGGACAAGGTGCACATACATACGTTCCTTTGCATGCATAGAACAGACTCGCCCAGACACCGTCCGTGtgggtgctggtgtgtgtttctgctggtgtttgtgcgtgtgctggtgtgtgtgtgtgtgtgtgtgtgtgtggtcgtacATCCTCTAACAGAGTGTgttctcagggggaggagagccaggTGGTCGACCCCCGTGTGATCCATGTCATGCTGGCTGAAGATGAGGTACGGGCCGAACcttcgggggggtgggggtttctGTGGTTACGGTGGGGGTGAAGTGTGTTGtgctgtgggggagaggagtgtTCTAGGCTgggtagggttagggagagGAGTGTTCTAGGCTgggtagggttagggagagGAGTGTTCTAGGCTgggtagggttagggagagGAGTGTTCTAGGCTgggtagggttagggagagGAGTGTTCTAGGCTgggtagggttagggagagGAGTGTTCTAGGCTgggtagggttagggagagGAGTGTTCTAGGCTgggtagggttagggagagGAGTGTTCTAGGCTggg is part of the Osmerus eperlanus chromosome 13, fOsmEpe2.1, whole genome shotgun sequence genome and harbors:
- the spon2a gene encoding spondin-2a, with the protein product MMSSEFLCCGWLQQLLVVLLKLTLSYAGPIRPISSSECSAQGPASYILVFSGHWSTQTFPKQYPLFRPPAQWSKLIAVTHNRQFRLWQEGALASPGVQSFAEVGLTVEVVKGARDARKRRAVGAMYRTAGISNGIGHSSTELLLQPRSPLLSLMVKVIPSPDWFVGVDSFNLCEDGQWKQEVTLDLHPFDAGTDSGFTFSSPNFPTSPPENITQITSQMPNHPANSFYYPRLTELPPIASVRITRQVRSSGRQTPLSNHILPNSISPQRFSETPLDCEVSLWSSWGLCLGPCSRGGLRHRTRYILLRPANAGTPCPELEEQEECTLHTCAKKQ